GGGGAAACAAGCACCAAATCATCCTTGAATTTTTTGCGCAGATAATCCAGGAGGATGGGGGAGGCGTAGAGGTTGTCTACGGGGATATCAAAGAAACCCTGAATCTGTCCGGCATGTAGGTCCATGGTCAGGACTCGGGAGGCCCCGGCAACAGTGATCAGGTTGGCCATCAATTTGGCCGAAATGGGTTGCCTGGGGGCCACCTTACGGTCCTGTCTGGCGTACCCATAATAGGGGATGATGGCATTTATCCTTTCTGCTGAAGCCCTCCTGAGGGCATCGATCATGATGAGGAGTTCCATTAAATTTTTATTTACAGGGGTACAGGTGGACTGAACGACGAAGGTGTCTAGGCCCCTTACACTTTCGTTTATCTCCACCGCAATCTCCCCGTCACTGAAGGTCTTCACCTGGGCCATACCCAGGGGGACGTCTAAATAGCTGCAGATATTCTCCGTCAGGCCAGGATTGGAATTTCCCGAAAACACCTTTATTGAACTGTTGCGTGATATCATCTTGGAAATCATCCCCTGCTACTTTAAATCCTTATGAGGGTTTGTCCTCACCTTTACTCACGTAAATACCTCTTTCCCTAATTTTGCCTCCCTTTGAGGGGGAAGCCCCCTCAAACTCCCCCGACAGGTCTTCGACCTGTCTCTCTGGGGGCCAAAGGTCCCCTCCCCCCAATTTTAGGTATTCCTTATTGGGGGTTTAAGGGGGTGAAACCACATGAATGGACGACCTGAAGGTCGTCAAAATTGGCTGGGGTGGGAGGATTCGAACCTCCGAATGCGGGATCCAAAATCCCGTGTCTTACCACTTGACGACACCCCAACCCGCCTATGAATCGGAGAGGGTATGGGCGACAAAAGACGTCCACCCCTCCTCCGTCTTCAGATCCCTTGTTGCTCGACTTGCCTCCTCTTCCTTCGAGAAGAGACCAAA
This genomic stretch from Deltaproteobacteria bacterium harbors:
- a CDS encoding ribose-phosphate pyrophosphokinase; translated protein: MISRNSSIKVFSGNSNPGLTENICSYLDVPLGMAQVKTFSDGEIAVEINESVRGLDTFVVQSTCTPVNKNLMELLIMIDALRRASAERINAIIPYYGYARQDRKVAPRQPISAKLMANLITVAGASRVLTMDLHAGQIQGFFDIPVDNLYASPILLDYLRKKFKDDLVLVSPDAGGVERARAFAKRLDDSLAIIDKRREIANVAQVMHLVGEVKGKISVILDDMVDTAGTLTRAAEALKKHGSVAIYACCTHPVLSGNAIERITNSPIEELIVTDTIPITQEGSRCKKIKVLSVADLFGEAISRIHNNDSVSSLFV